The sequence below is a genomic window from Rhodococcus sp. 4CII.
ATCATGTACTCGATGCGGCGTAGTACCCGGATCGCACCCGGCACCCGCCGCAGGAACGCGCGCTCCACCCCCGGCAGGGTGTGATCGGGTTTCGGCAGCACCCACTGTGCGGTGCGCTGGTACAGATGCAGCGACTCGACCTTCGGTGCGATGGCCGGGACGAATTGCACCGCGGACGCACCGGTTCCGACCACGGCCACGCGTTTGCCGGTGAGATCGTACGAGTGGTTCCAGCGGGAGGAGTGGAAGACCTCGCCGGTGAAGGTGTCGAGTCCGGGGACGGTGGGCACGAGCGGTTCGCTCCACGGTCCGGCGGCGGCGATGACGGCATTCGCGGTGACTGTGCCCGCGGACGTGTCCACCGTCCACCGCCTGCTCTGCTCGCTCCACCGGGCACGCTGCATCTCGGTGCCGAACTTCACGTGTTCCGGGACCCCGTGTTCGGCGGCGGTGCGTTCGATGTAGCGGCGGATCTCCTCCTGCCCGGCGAACAGCCGCGACCACTCCCGGTTCGGTGCGAACGAGTACGAGTACAGGGCGGAGGGGACGTCACAGGCGCAGCCGGGGTAGGTGTTGTCACGCCAGGTACCGCCCAGCGCGTCGCCCTTCTCGAGGATGACGAAGTTGTCGATTCCGCTCTGCTTCAATCGAATTGCTGCGCCGATGCCGGAGATCCCGGCGCCGACGATGACAATGTCGTAATGCTTCATGCGCGTACTCCGTTCGCGAGCTGAGCTCGGGTGCTGACGAGGGAATGTTCGAGGGTGGCGAGCCGGCGCCTGCCGTCCATGAAGTTCGGACCCATGACGGCGAGGTCCTCGGCCGTGGCGTCGAGCCGGATCACCCGGGTACCTGCCGCCTCCAGCGTCGCCAGTTCGGCGTCGAGTCCGGCGCTCATCCAGTTCCGCAGCATCAATCGCTCGACGCGGGCCGCGCCGCGCCCGACCGTGCGGCCCGTCGACGCCATGGGCGCCAGCACGATCACCTCGTCGAGTTCGAGCGGAAGCACCACATCGGCGGAAGCCGTGGATGCCACACCGCCGTCGACGAAGCGTCGGCCGCCGATCGGAACCGGGGGATACCAGCCGGGAATCGCCCACGACGCCCGCAATGCCTCCGACAGCGTCGCGGCGGGCGCACCGGGTGAGCCGAACGCGACCCGCTCGCCCGTGTCGTAGTCCATGCTCACCAACCACGTCGCCGGGTGGCGGACCCAGCCGGAGTCGACGGTGAACCGCCGTGCGAGCCGGTCGAGCCAGGCCGTGTCGCCACGGCCGCGCGGCAGCAGTCCGCTCGCGGCGGTGACGGGCGGGAGTCCGCGACGCAGCAGGCCGGGCGATCCGAGGCCCGGCTTCGGGAGGGGCGGAAACCGTCCGGGTGCGGCGGCGAGGTGCCCGTCGAGCGCCGGATGGGTGACCCCACCGAGGTGCATCGCGAGCAGATCGTCGACCCCGGCCCCGCCGCCCAGCATGGTGACGAGTTCGGCGCCCGCGGAGGTGCCCACGAGCACGTCGGCGTCGCGCGGGTCCCAGC
It includes:
- a CDS encoding patatin-like phospholipase family protein, with amino-acid sequence MTSSDRYLSRGLVIGCGGTLGAAWTVAALVAVSDVLGWDPRDADVLVGTSAGAELVTMLGGGAGVDDLLAMHLGGVTHPALDGHLAAAPGRFPPLPKPGLGSPGLLRRGLPPVTAASGLLPRGRGDTAWLDRLARRFTVDSGWVRHPATWLVSMDYDTGERVAFGSPGAPAATLSEALRASWAIPGWYPPVPIGGRRFVDGGVASTASADVVLPLELDEVIVLAPMASTGRTVGRGAARVERLMLRNWMSAGLDAELATLEAAGTRVIRLDATAEDLAVMGPNFMDGRRRLATLEHSLVSTRAQLANGVRA